The sequence GAATCGGGATTGTGAGTATCAATGAAACCCAGAATCTACTTTTAAACTCCACTATATGGTGAGCATGGCCTTGCTTTCTATGATTGCTATGATCTTGATGGTCCATATTATCGTAATCCTATCATATATGAGGTAATTAGAAATATAAAAATCCTATAATATATTGATTAAAGATATGAAGGAGTTAAGTCCCAAGAAGAGAGTACTTAAAGCATTGATGGGAGGAAGACTGGATAGAGTACCAGTTACATGCATAACAGGTTGTCAAGGTGCTATAAACGTGGAGATGCAAAAAATAACAGGTATTCACTGGCCAGAAGCTCATAAAGATCCTGAAAAGATGGCGAGACTTGCAATAGCAGGTTACGAATTGGGTGGGATAGAATGTGTAAACATTCCGTTTGATAACATAGTAGAGGCCGAAGCTCTAGGATGTAAATCAAGATATCATGAAAAAATGCATCTTTTCCCTGTAGTTATAGATCATCCCTATACTAAACCTGAAGATCTGAAGATGGCAGACAACATACTCGAATTAGGTAGAATTCCCATAGTATTACAAGCGATAAGAATTGCTAGAGAGGAAGTTGGTGATTTTCTACCAATAGTGAGCCATGTCATAGGACCGTTTACTCTTGCCGGTGAATTGGTCGAAATAGGGAAATTCTTGATTTGGACTATAAAAAACCTTGATTATATGAAAGCATTTCTTGATTTTTCTACTGATTTCATTATTAAGTTTGCCAAAGCTCAGTACAGAGCTGGCTCTGATATAGTGACGGTAGCTGATGGAGCCCTTGCACCAGAAATGGTAACTCCTGATATATTGCATAAATTCATCAAGCCTGTTTTGATTAGAATAGCCAATAGTTTGGGAGGAATCAGACTTCTTTACATAGGTGGTAAAGTAGAATCCATGGTTCCTTTTTTAGTAGAGTGTGGTTACGATGGAGTCAGTGTTGATGAGACAGTCAATATTGCAAGAATTAAAGATATTGTAGGCGATGTAAAAATATTGGGTAATATAAGCTCTAAAAAGACACTAACATCAGGCTCTCCAGAAGAAGTAAGCGCAGAAGTAAAGAAAGCTATTGGAGATGGTGCTGATTTGATAGAACCTAGTTGTGGAATTCCACCCGACGCACCAACAATCAACATAAAAGCAATGGTTGAAGCGGTCAAAGAATTTGGGAGTAGGAAATAATTCTATTTTTTGTTCTTCAATAAGTCGATTATTCTATCACATTTAATTGTCTTTCCTAAGCCAACTGCCTTACGCTCTATAAATTCTTCTGACCTTTCCTAGCTTTGCAGGTTCTAAGTTGAAGACTATGGTCTTAAGGTTTGTCATTTCGTCTATGCTAAAAATAAAATTAGAAAGTTAATTGATAAAGAAATGAATAGGGGCGTTTAATAGAGATTATGGTAAAAGTACGGCTCGACCCTCTATTTCGCCATACTTCAACTTTTTCAGAACCTCATTTGCTTCTTCAAGTTTATAGTTCTCTGTAAATATTTTCATCTTTCCATTTGCTGCAATCTCAAGAACGTCAATCATGTCTTGCCTAGTACCAATAACAGTACCTTGGACGGTTTTTTCTTGAAAGAACTGGAAATTTAATATTTTTCCAGATACTCCAAGGACGATTGTTCCTCCTCGCTTTGTAATGGATAGTGCTTGGTTTATCGCTTTATTTGAAGGAGCGAAGACTATGGAAGAATCAGCGTAACCAATTTTCTTGAAATATTTTTCGGCCTCTTTCGGATAAACTGTGTCTTCAGCTCCCAGATTTGATGCAAGTTCAAGATGTTTCTCATTTCTACTAACAGCAATCACTTTAGCATCCCAAAGCCTTGCCAACTGCACCGCTACATGTCCAACACCTCCGATGCCGAATATTGCTAATATCTTACCAGGTGCAGTATTGCTTTTTTTACGGCTCTGTAAGCTGTTATACCAGGACAAAAAAGGGGAGCTGCCTCTGAATCGTTTATTCTATTTGGTACTTTATAGGCAAACTTACTTTGTATTTTTAGGTATTCTGAATAGCCTCCATCGACGTCTTGACCTGTTATCTTTCTATTTAAACAAATGTTTTCCCTTCCAGTAAGGCAGTATTCACAAACACCACAAGCATAATATAAAGGCTGAATACCGACTCTGTCTCCTACTTTAAAATCATCAACATCTTTACCTGTGGATTCGGTTATGCCTACAATTTCATGGCCAGGTATTAAAGGCAACGTAGAAGGGACATTACGGCCTATCCAGTCTCCCTCAATCATATGTAGATTTGAGCGACATACACCACAAGCCTTGATTCTCACTAATATCTCATCTTTATCAATGATAGGTTCATCAATGGTAATCGATTTTAAAGGCTTTCTCTCAATCGCCCCAAGTCTTTCAAGCATCATGGCTCTCATGAATTTTCGAACTAATTCCAACTTTTTATCGTCATAAACTTTACGTTGCAGAGCTCAAATTATGAGAAGCTTATCTATAATGATGAATATTACCAATACTCCTTATATTATTGAAAAATTATGAATATATTCAAAAGTAATTGGAACAATAGAAAATGGCAGGTAAACAATGAACGCGCGTGCCAGAAACGAACTTATCCAGAAAGCCTATAAGAAGTATTTGGCTAAATTGAAGAAGAAGATTAAGGACCTTGGTTTTTAAAATGTCGTTGAATCGACATTTCTTATATAGAATTAAAGACTGCTGGAATGAAATAGTTGAGACTGTCGGGATAGGGCAATTGGAGATAGGTGTCCCCAAATTCAGGTCTTTCTAGATTAACTAGTTGTATTACTTTTTGCAGTCTTCTTGGCTATAACTAGAACCACTCCTCCATGCATCTTGACTTTAAATATGACCTCATCAAATGATCTACCGATGATATTCTTCAGCTCACTATTTTTAGGGAGTTGCCTATAAGTTGTGTGGAGTATACTATAAAATAGACCTTTCTCTCTGACAAAGATAACTGCCATAGAAGGAACTATAAATCTCCACCATATGCCCATAACCCATCTTTTTATCAGATCATCCGGTTTTCCTAAATCGACAATTATGAATTTTCCATCTTCTCTCAATACTCTTGATACTTCTCTTATAGAGAGTGCCATATTCATTGCATCTCTTAACGAGAACCCACACATAACTAAATCAATTTTTTTTCTCTTAAAGGGGAGAACCTCGAAAAGACCTACTACTGCTTCAGGTCTTTTATCCTCCAATCTCCTTTTTGCTAATTTAAGATATTCGGGTATAGGGTCGAGTAGTATCAGGTCTTTGATGTTTAGTCCACTTTTCAAGGCAACTTCGCTCATAACTCCTGGACCGCAACCCGCATCCAATACTATGTCTGCGGATGGTAGAGCGTAAATTATCCCTTCTTTTCTAAAATCCTTATCACGACCAAAGGAGATTAGATGGTTGACATGCTCGTATATCAGCATCACAGAATAAAGAGCTTCTATTACTTTGTGCCATTGTTCTGCTAAACCGAACTCTAACATAAATCTAACAACATTTTTTCTAAACTATTAAAGGATTCAAGGATAAATATGTTGTAAATATACAAGTAAATCCTATTAAATTGATAATTGTCCACCCAAGAAGATAAATCAACATCTTGGAGCTTAAGGCTGATTCTTAAATCGTATAATGGTAACAGGTACTATGGCTAGCAAGCTTATAAAGGCTAAACTGAAGTAGGGTATCGACGCGCCAAAAGTCTCTGCAATCATACCTCCATAAAAAGGCCCAATAGTATCTCCAAAACCAAACAGGGCCTCTACAGATCCTAAAGTTATACCTATTTTACTTCTTGAAGCTAGCTTTGA comes from Candidatus Methylarchaceae archaeon HK02M2 and encodes:
- a CDS encoding MtaA/CmuA family methyltransferase, which encodes MKELSPKKRVLKALMGGRLDRVPVTCITGCQGAINVEMQKITGIHWPEAHKDPEKMARLAIAGYELGGIECVNIPFDNIVEAEALGCKSRYHEKMHLFPVVIDHPYTKPEDLKMADNILELGRIPIVLQAIRIAREEVGDFLPIVSHVIGPFTLAGELVEIGKFLIWTIKNLDYMKAFLDFSTDFIIKFAKAQYRAGSDIVTVADGALAPEMVTPDILHKFIKPVLIRIANSLGGIRLLYIGGKVESMVPFLVECGYDGVSVDETVNIARIKDIVGDVKILGNISSKKTLTSGSPEEVSAEVKKAIGDGADLIEPSCGIPPDAPTINIKAMVEAVKEFGSRK
- a CDS encoding zinc-binding dehydrogenase, with protein sequence MSWYNSLQSRKKSNTAPGKILAIFGIGGVGHVAVQLARLWDAKVIAVSRNEKHLELASNLGAEDTVYPKEAEKYFKKIGYADSSIVFAPSNKAINQALSITKRGGTIVLGVSGKILNFQFFQEKTVQGTVIGTRQDMIDVLEIAANGKMKIFTENYKLEEANEVLKKLKYGEIEGRAVLLP
- a CDS encoding alcohol dehydrogenase catalytic domain-containing protein, with amino-acid sequence MRAMMLERLGAIERKPLKSITIDEPIIDKDEILVRIKACGVCRSNLHMIEGDWIGRNVPSTLPLIPGHEIVGITESTGKDVDDFKVGDRVGIQPLYYACGVCEYCLTGRENICLNRKITGQDVDGGYSEYLKIQSKFAYKVPNRINDSEAAPLFCPGITAYRAVKKAILHLVRY
- a CDS encoding class I SAM-dependent methyltransferase; the encoded protein is MLEFGLAEQWHKVIEALYSVMLIYEHVNHLISFGRDKDFRKEGIIYALPSADIVLDAGCGPGVMSEVALKSGLNIKDLILLDPIPEYLKLAKRRLEDKRPEAVVGLFEVLPFKRKKIDLVMCGFSLRDAMNMALSIREVSRVLREDGKFIIVDLGKPDDLIKRWVMGIWWRFIVPSMAVIFVREKGLFYSILHTTYRQLPKNSELKNIIGRSFDEVIFKVKMHGGVVLVIAKKTAKSNTTS